A stretch of the Malus sylvestris chromosome 10, drMalSylv7.2, whole genome shotgun sequence genome encodes the following:
- the LOC126586239 gene encoding uncharacterized protein LOC126586239, translated as MEGLEPPPSPSPCTQPSPSPYRNSSTLLKDISEFKTPKRVFPKKLPKPSMEGQEPPPSPSPCTQPSPSPYRNLSTLLKDISEVETPKRPSRISDFYSTCPDFLSSKHYPGSSSSFHRRPSLAPSNYGLTKAAARELNVFKLEHSQWSRKAQIKEGRLLKSLSVWLKFLFQNPTSCGCGLSVDGDRIVTQHTRKRDCDSSWPADAAVHKRYCRGWLIRSCLSCQRRATTTIKSAIPHRLLGASSLLPVVCNGCPLNSTGSLYMVVQRYIRGWLARLRYIHGVALVDKSCNLCQENVVRDLQVRAENTEKSNYEGGSIVTHDISAPDLVKAAIVVQRYIRGWLVRLRYIHGVAIVDKSCNLCQESVERDLQVRAAVKIQLA; from the exons ATGGAAGGCCTAGAACCACCGCCGTCTCCGTCGCCGTGTACGCAGCCGTCTCCGTCGCCGTACAGAAACTCGTCCACTCTCTTGAAAGACATTTCCGAGTTCAAAACCCCAAAACGGGTTTTTCCCAAAAAACTCCCGAAACCCTCAATGGAAGGCCAAGAACCACCGCCGTCTCCGTCTCCGTGTACGCAGCCGTCTCCGTCGCCGTACAGAAACTTGTCCACTCTCTTGAAAGACATTTCCGAGGTCGAAACCCCAAAACGCCCATCGCGCATCTCGGATTTCTATTCCACTTGCCCCGATTTCTTGAGCTCGAAGCATTACCCCGGAAGTTCTTCGTCATTTCACCGCCGGCCGTCTCTCGCTCCGTCGAACTATGGCCTCACAAAGGCGGCGGCCCGGGAACTCAACGTTTTCAAGCTCGAGCACTCGCAGTGGTCTCGCAAGGCCCAAATCAAGGAAGGCCGTTTGCTCAAATCTCTCTCCGTCTGGCTCAAGTTCCTCTTCCAAAACCCTACCTCCTGCGGCTGCGGTTTGTCCGTGGATGGAGATCGCATTGTAACGCAACACACGCGGAAGAGGGATTGCGACTCGTCGTGGCCGGCCGATGCCGCTGTACACAAG AGATACTGCCGTGGGTGGTTGATCAGAAGTTGCTTATCGTGTCAAAGACGGGCTACAACAACAATCAAAAGTGCTATTCCTCATAGACTCTTAG GTGCTTCTTCACTACTCCCAGTCGTCTGCAATGGTTGTCCTTTGAATAGCACGGGATCCCTTTATATGGTTGTGCAAAGATATATTCGTGGGTGGCTTGCAAGGTTGAGATACATTCATGGGGTTGCTCTTGTAGATAAATCTTGCAATCTGTGCCAAGAAAATGTTGTGCGTGATCTTCAAGTAAGGGCAGAAAATACTGAAAAAAGCAATTATGAGGGAGGAAGTATTGTAACTCATGATATATCTGCTCCTGATCTAGTCAAAGCTGCCATTGTTGTCCAAAGATATATTCGTGGGTGGCTTGTAAGGTTGAGATACATTCATGGGGTTGCTATTGTGGATAAATCTTGCAATCTCTGCCAAGAAAGTGTTGAGCGTGATCTTCAAGTAAGAGCAGCAGTTAAAATTCAGCTTGCGTGA
- the LOC126586240 gene encoding uncharacterized protein LOC126586240: MDRLMDHIRYITRYTKFDMKKRRRDGKAIQTSREVLEESFRKQGFSPPRACSRPLVFLDPWNSSIYKSTVAALANEESFAEKCRRYPQHYNEAEYRRILEANKPRTLDAWKLRDAHPLCTPVIVQKDPSSDIPDITNVTHFLLEPDMTLPEFADCIRSFLSDFEPEWPIYVYFKNTVPETGALMSAIDEKNKDDDGFLRVTYSADWKKEGVVFRSGDIPRIKELDGRNALKRSFDEKLGIFNDFTKGTLEVLERRISDAKKMRQWYPSHVPVIVEKDGSSGLPELDAKKYQVHGDVTLEEFVGYLQTKVASKDPLFVYFKNTEHPNGTLMSAIDEKNRDEDGFLRMTYCGTRERLDALKISGSVV; encoded by the exons ATGGACCGGCTGATGGACCACATCCGCTATATCACACG ATATACAAAATTCGAcatgaagaaaagaagaagagacgGCAAGGCAATACAG ACAAGTCGTGAAGTCCTCGAAGAAAGCTTCAGGAAGCAAGGATTTAGTCCTCCTAGGG CATGCTCAAGGCCCCTTGTGTTTTTAGACCCTTGGAATTCTTCAATCTACAAGTCTACGGTG GCTGCCCTTGCGAACGAGGAATCTTTCGCAGAGAAATGTCGTCGGTATCCTCAACACTACAATGAGGCGGA GTACAGGAGGATTTTGGAGGCAAACAAACCGCGTACTTTAGATGCTTGGAAATTGAGGGACGCTCATCCACTTTGTACACCA GTGATTGTGCAGAAGGATCCAAGCAGCGACATTCCTGACATTACTAATGTGACCCA CTTCCTACTCGAACCTGATATGACTCTCCCAGAATTTGCTGATTGCATTCGGTCATTTCTTTCTGACTTTGAACCAGAATGGCCTATCTATGTCTATTTCAAGAACACAGTCCCCGAAACTG GAGCCTTGATGTCTGCTATCGATGAGAAAAACAAGGACGATGATGGATTTCTTCGCGTGACCTACAGTGCAGATTGGAAAAAGGAAGGAGTAGTCTTTCGATCCGGTGATATACCA AGGATTAAAGAGTTAGACGGTAGGAATGCTTTAAAACGCTCATTTGATGAG AAGCTTGGAATTTTCAATGATTTTACAAA GGGTACTTTGGAGGTGCTGGAACGGCGTATTTCAGATGCTAAGAAAATGAGGCAGTGGTATCCGTCTCATGTACCG GTGATTGTGGAGAAGGATGGAAGCAGTGGCCTTCCTGAACTTGATGCAAAGAA ATACCAAGTCCACGGTGATGTCACTCTTGAGGAGTTTGTTGGGTATCTTCAGACAAAGGTTGCATCTAAAGATCCTTTGTTTGTCTATTTCAAGAACACTGAACATCCCAATG GAACCTTGATGTCTGCGATTGATGAGAAAAACAGGGATGAAGACGGATTTCTTCGCATGACCTACTGTGGAACAAGAGAGAGGCTGGACGCATTGAAGATCTCTGGGTCAGTGGTCTGA
- the LOC126586241 gene encoding uncharacterized protein LOC126586241 — protein sequence MKKRRKDGKAIQTSREVLEESFRKEGFSPPRACSRPLVVLDPWNSSIYKSTVAALADEKSFAEKCHRYPQHYNEAKYRRILEANKPRTLDAWKLRDAHPLCTPVIVQKDPSSDIPDITNVTHFLLEPDMTLPEFADCIRSFLSDFEPEWPIYVYFKNTVPETGALMSAIDEKNKDDDGFLRVTYGADWKKEGVVFRSGDIPRIKELDGRNALKRSFDEKLGIFNDFRKGTLEVLERRISDAKKMRQWYPSHVPVIVEKDGSSGLPELDAKKYQVHGDVTLEEFVGYLQTKVASKDPLFVYFKNTEHRNGTLMSAIDEENRDEDGFLRMTYCGTRQRLDALKISESVV from the exons atgaagaaaagaagaaaagacgGCAAGGCAATACAG ACAAGTCGTGAAGTCCTCGAAGAAAGCTTCAGGAAGGAAGGATTTAGTCCTCCTAGGG CATGCTCGAGGCCCCTTGTGGTTTTAGACCCATGGAATTCTTCAATCTACAAGTCAACGGTG GCTGCCCTTGCGGACGAGAAATCTTTCGCGGAGAAATGTCATCGGTATCCTCAACACTACAATGAGGCGAA GTACAGGAGGATTTTGGAGGCAAACAAACCGCGTACTTTAGATGCTTGGAAATTGAGGGACGCTCATCCACTTTGTACACCA GTGATTGTGCAGAAGGATCCAAGCAGCGACATTCCTGACATTACTAATGTGACCCA CTTCCTACTCGAACCTGATATGACTCTCCCAGAATTTGCTGATTGCATTCGGTCATTTCTTTCTGACTTTGAACCAGAATGGCCTATCTATGTCTATTTCAAGAACACAGTCCCCGAAACTG GAGCCTTGATGTCTGCTATCGATGAGAAAAACAAGGACGATGATGGATTTCTTCGCGTGACCTACGGTGCAGATTGGAAAAAGGAAGGAGTAGTCTTTCGATCCGGTGATATACCA AGGATTAAAGAGTTAGACGGTAGGAATGCTTTAAAACGCTCATTTGATGAG AAGCTTGGAATTTTCAATGATTTTAGAAA GGGTACTTTGGAGGTGCTGGAACGGCGTATTTCAGATGCTAAGAAAATGAGGCAGTGGTATCCGTCTCATGTACCG GTGATTGTGGAGAAGGATGGAAGCAGTGGCCTTCCTGAACTTGATGCAAAGAA ATACCAAGTCCACGGTGATGTCACTCTTGAGGAGTTTGTTGGGTATCTTCAGACAAAGGTTGCATCTAAAGATCCTTTGTTTGTCTATTTCAAGAACACTGAACATCGCAATG GAACCTTGATGTCTGCAATTGATGAGGAAAACAGGGATGAAGACGGGTTTCTTCGCATGACCTACTGTGGAACAAGACAGAGGCTGGACGCATTGAAGATCTCTGAGTCAGTGGTCTGA
- the LOC126585724 gene encoding 60S ribosomal protein L27-like — protein sequence MVKFLKPNKAVINLQGRYAGRKAVIVRAFDDGTRDRPYGHCLVAGIKKYPGKVIRKDSAKKTAKKSRVKAFIKLVNYQHLMPTRYTLDVDLKDVVNVECLQTKDKKVTALKEVKKRFEERFKTGKNRWFFTKLRF from the coding sequence ATGGTGAAGTTTCTGAAGCCAAACAAGGCGGTGATCAACCTCCAGGGCCGCTACGCTGGGCGCAAGGCCGTCATCGTGCGCGCCTTCGACGATGGCACCCGCGACCGTCCCTATGGCCACTGTTTGGTTGCAGGGATTAAGAAGTACCCAGGCAAGGTCATCCGCAAGGACTCCGCCAAGAAGACGGCGAAGAAATCCAGAGTGAAGGCCTTCATCAAGCTCGTGAACTACCAGCACCTGATGCCCACGCGCTACACCCTGGATGTGGATCTCAAGGACGTCGTCAACGTCGAGTGCTTGCAGACAAAGGACAAGAAGGTCACTGCATTGAAGGAGGTCAAGAAGCGGTTCGAGGAGCGGTTTAAAACGGGGAAGAACAGGTGGTTCTTCACCAAGCTCAGGTTCTGA
- the LOC126585723 gene encoding LOW QUALITY PROTEIN: uncharacterized protein LOC126585723 (The sequence of the model RefSeq protein was modified relative to this genomic sequence to represent the inferred CDS: substituted 2 bases at 2 genomic stop codons), producing the protein MWFQQFPEFQPNPLYISGVLCWSLCANSCFSNCRSLXXLHALYESPWWTAAKNPYKSALSQLIAVEYDSRDIYRHRLQLIGSTLSQVKCLIHVVKAGAFKSSNARPFLLVNTKLSNIRLGLLVLQLVQKASLVLVVAVEWQSTKAGSGIE; encoded by the exons ATG TGGTTTCAGCAATTCCCAGAGTTTCAACCAAACCCGTTGTATATTTCGGGAGTCTTATGCTGGAGTCTATGTGCCAACTCTTGCTTCTCAAATTGCAGAAG TTTGTAGTAGCTGCATGCATTGTACGAGAGCCCGTGGTGGACCGCCGCCAAAAACCCATACAAATCTGCTCTGAGTCAGCTCATAGCAGTTGAGTACGACTCACGCGACATCTACCGCCACCGCCTCCAGCTCATTGGCTCCACACTTTCTCAG gttaaATGTCTTATTCATGTGGTTAAAGCTGGTGCATTCAAGTCCAGCAACGCGCGGCCATTTTTGCTAGTAAATACTAAACTGAGTAATATCCGACTGGGGCTGTTGGTCCTTCAACTGGTACAAAAGGCTTCTCTGGTTCTGGTGGTGGCGGTGGAGTGGCAAAGCACCAAGGCCGGTAGTGGCATAGAGTAG